The Sporomusa termitida genome has a window encoding:
- a CDS encoding glucose-1-phosphate adenylyltransferase, producing the protein MRNKEWIAMILAGGQGTRLGALTKDLAKPAVPFGGQYRIIDFTLSNCRNSGLDTVGILTQYEPFALHAYVGNGSAWDLDRRDGGVHILPPYAREQGRRWYAGTADAVFQNKEFIEQYEPGYVAVLSGDHVYKMDYAAMLEYHKLCQADVTMGVIEVPGSEVSRFGIVETAAGGRITDFIEKPCQSKSTQASMGVYIFSWKVLKQYLLSDAANKESGHDFGRDIIPGMLAARLRLQAYRFPGYWKDVGTVDSYWEANMDLLGDDPKIRLTGDEWPVYSPSLSLPPHYHGLEACVRCSLIAGGAIILGEVENSVIFPGVYIGPGARVTDSVVLPQVRLESGVTVNGAIVTANTVVRKDAAGSDRNGIITVTVNRQSEACEAPIQVSLAG; encoded by the coding sequence ATGAGGAATAAAGAATGGATTGCTATGATACTGGCGGGCGGGCAGGGGACACGGCTGGGGGCCTTGACGAAAGATTTGGCCAAGCCGGCCGTTCCGTTTGGCGGTCAATACCGCATTATCGATTTTACGTTAAGCAATTGCCGTAATTCCGGCCTGGATACGGTGGGTATCCTGACCCAGTATGAGCCTTTCGCGCTCCATGCCTATGTCGGGAACGGCAGTGCCTGGGACCTTGACCGGCGTGACGGTGGCGTGCATATTTTGCCGCCCTATGCCCGGGAGCAAGGCCGCCGGTGGTATGCGGGAACCGCCGATGCTGTATTTCAGAATAAAGAGTTCATTGAACAGTATGAGCCGGGCTATGTGGCCGTGCTGTCAGGCGACCATGTGTATAAGATGGATTATGCCGCAATGCTCGAATATCATAAGCTCTGCCAGGCTGATGTTACTATGGGGGTCATTGAGGTGCCCGGGAGTGAGGTTAGCCGGTTTGGTATTGTGGAAACAGCAGCCGGCGGCCGCATTACGGATTTTATCGAAAAACCCTGTCAGTCCAAAAGTACTCAGGCCTCCATGGGGGTGTATATTTTTTCCTGGAAAGTATTAAAACAATATCTGTTGTCTGATGCGGCTAATAAGGAGTCCGGCCATGATTTTGGCAGGGATATCATTCCCGGCATGTTAGCGGCCAGGCTGCGCCTGCAGGCTTACCGTTTTCCTGGCTATTGGAAGGATGTTGGTACCGTGGACAGTTACTGGGAGGCCAATATGGACCTGCTGGGGGATGACCCCAAAATCAGGCTGACTGGTGATGAGTGGCCGGTGTATTCACCAAGCCTGAGCCTGCCTCCCCATTATCACGGCCTGGAGGCCTGCGTCCGGTGCTCGTTAATTGCCGGCGGCGCCATTATTTTGGGGGAAGTGGAGAACTCTGTTATTTTTCCGGGGGTTTATATCGGTCCCGGCGCCCGGGTTACAGATTCGGTTGTGCTGCCTCAGGTCCGGCTGGAAAGCGGCGTGACTGTCAACGGGGCCATTGTTACCGCCAATACGGTTGTGCGTAAAGACGCCGCCGGCAGTGACCGGAACGGCATTATTACGGTGACCGTTAACCGGCAGTCAGAAGCCTGTGAAGCGCCAATACAGGTAAGTCTTGCCGGATAA
- the glgB gene encoding 1,4-alpha-glucan branching protein GlgB — protein sequence MNTAWMSDQELFLFHEGTNYRSYNLLGAHVVNENGLAGVRFAVWAPHAQRVGIIGDFNNWDGSRHPLQKLSTCGIWGLFIAELKAGDIYKYEIVTAGGEILHKADPVAFSAELRPKTASTVAGLGRHVWQDEQWRAAKAKQSAYEQPLNIYEVDLGSWKLGADRQRLTYRELAPALAGYAVSMGYTHIELLPVAEHPFDGSWGYQATGYYAVTSRYGSPEDFMYFVDYCHQQGIGVILDWVPGHFCKDAHGLARFDGTALYEYADAGRSENRGWGTLNFDLGRPEVMSFLISNAIFWLDVYHIDGLRIDAVANILYLNYGKEEGEWAPNCHGGTENLEGIQFLRRLNEAIFASYPQALVIAEDSTVWPLVTKPTSVGGLGFNFKWNMGWMNDMLRYMELEPVHRQFQHNLLTFSFLYAFSENFVLPLSHDEVVHGKRSLLAKMPGDYWQKFANLRAFYAYMMAHPGKKLLFMGGEFGQFIEWNYQDSLDWHLLEYDMHAKLHNYVRNLNRFYLANPALWQNDQDWNGFSWIDCEDSRQSVLVFKRQGKKDSDWVIVVLNFTPVVRHGYRIGVPAADYYLEEFNSDNPVFGGSGQGNPGKLKPEPEPWQQQANSLVLTLPPLAAVYLKPGAAKRRIRSKNK from the coding sequence ATGAATACGGCGTGGATGAGTGATCAGGAACTATTTTTGTTTCATGAAGGGACCAACTACCGTAGCTATAACCTGCTGGGGGCACATGTAGTCAATGAGAATGGCCTGGCCGGGGTCCGGTTTGCCGTATGGGCACCTCATGCGCAGCGGGTTGGGATTATTGGCGATTTCAACAACTGGGATGGCAGCCGCCATCCCCTGCAGAAACTGAGCACATGTGGCATCTGGGGTTTGTTCATAGCCGAACTGAAAGCTGGTGATATCTATAAATACGAGATTGTAACCGCCGGCGGCGAGATTCTGCATAAAGCCGATCCTGTTGCTTTCTCGGCCGAACTTAGGCCGAAGACCGCCTCTACAGTGGCCGGCCTGGGCAGGCATGTCTGGCAGGATGAGCAGTGGCGGGCTGCGAAGGCCAAGCAGTCTGCATATGAGCAGCCGCTAAACATTTATGAGGTTGATTTAGGCTCCTGGAAACTGGGGGCCGACAGGCAGCGCCTGACCTACCGGGAGCTGGCGCCGGCTTTAGCCGGTTATGCCGTGAGCATGGGTTACACCCATATTGAGCTTTTGCCTGTGGCGGAACATCCCTTTGATGGTTCGTGGGGCTATCAGGCCACCGGTTATTATGCGGTGACCAGCCGTTATGGTTCCCCTGAGGATTTCATGTATTTTGTCGACTATTGTCATCAACAGGGGATAGGCGTTATTTTGGACTGGGTGCCCGGCCATTTCTGTAAAGATGCTCATGGCCTGGCCCGCTTTGACGGTACCGCCCTCTATGAATACGCTGACGCCGGCCGCAGCGAGAATCGCGGCTGGGGAACGCTTAACTTTGATCTCGGCCGGCCTGAAGTCATGAGCTTTTTGATTTCCAATGCCATATTCTGGCTGGATGTTTATCATATTGACGGCCTCAGAATTGATGCTGTTGCCAATATACTATATCTTAATTATGGAAAGGAGGAGGGAGAATGGGCACCTAACTGCCATGGCGGCACTGAGAATCTGGAGGGTATCCAGTTTCTGCGGCGCCTGAATGAGGCGATTTTCGCCAGCTATCCGCAAGCCCTGGTGATTGCTGAGGATTCGACGGTCTGGCCGCTGGTCACTAAACCGACCTCTGTTGGCGGCCTTGGTTTTAACTTTAAATGGAATATGGGCTGGATGAACGATATGCTGCGCTATATGGAGCTTGAACCTGTACACCGTCAGTTCCAGCATAACCTGCTAACATTTTCTTTCCTGTATGCTTTTTCGGAAAATTTTGTTCTGCCTTTGTCCCATGATGAGGTAGTACATGGCAAGCGGTCATTGTTAGCGAAAATGCCTGGCGATTATTGGCAGAAATTTGCTAATCTGCGTGCTTTTTACGCGTACATGATGGCTCATCCCGGCAAAAAACTGCTGTTTATGGGGGGCGAGTTTGGCCAGTTTATCGAGTGGAACTACCAGGACAGCCTGGACTGGCATCTGCTGGAATATGATATGCACGCCAAACTGCATAACTATGTCCGGAACCTTAACCGCTTTTATCTGGCTAACCCGGCCCTGTGGCAGAATGATCAGGACTGGAACGGGTTTTCCTGGATTGACTGCGAAGACAGCCGGCAGAGCGTGCTTGTTTTTAAACGGCAAGGCAAAAAAGACAGTGACTGGGTCATTGTGGTGTTAAACTTTACGCCGGTTGTCAGGCACGGCTACCGGATCGGGGTGCCGGCAGCGGATTATTATCTGGAGGAATTCAATAGTGATAATCCCGTCTTTGGCGGATCCGGGCAGGGTAATCCCGGTAAGCTGAAGCCTGAGCCTGAGCCGTGGCAGCAGCAAGCCAATTCGCTGGTGCTGACGCTGCCGCCGTTGGCGGCGGTGTACTTAAAACCAGGTGCTGCAAAGCGCAGAATCCGTAGCAAAAACAAATAG
- a CDS encoding glucose-1-phosphate adenylyltransferase, with translation MRNKECVAMILAGGQGSRLGVLTKKLAKPAVPFGGKYRIIDFPLSNCYNSGIDTVGVVTQYQPLALHSYIGIGSAWDLDRRKGGVYVLPPYVREKGGEWYKGTADAIYQNINFIEMFDPAFVLILSGDHIYKMDYSLMLDYHKRKQADATVAVIEVPWAETGRFGIMNTAADDRIDEFEEKPKKPKSNLASMGVYIFSWPALRAYLTADAVNGLSSHDFGRNVIPQMLAGSERLFAYRFKDYWKDVGTVESYWEANMDLLGDEPALDLYDPSWRIYSVNPAQPPHFVAATARVVCSMVAEGCKVFGEVENSVLFPGVTIGAGAKVKDSIIMPYAFVGANTIVSKAILGRKSVVEAGAQLGAETTAEEEASHWFSGITLIGDNLTINSETRIRRNALLARQ, from the coding sequence TTGCGTAACAAAGAGTGTGTAGCTATGATTTTAGCCGGCGGCCAGGGCAGCAGACTGGGTGTGCTGACCAAAAAGCTCGCCAAGCCCGCCGTGCCCTTTGGCGGGAAATACCGGATTATTGATTTCCCCCTGAGTAATTGTTACAATTCCGGCATTGATACGGTGGGGGTGGTTACCCAGTATCAGCCGCTGGCGCTTCATTCTTATATCGGTATTGGCAGTGCCTGGGATCTTGACCGCCGGAAGGGCGGCGTCTATGTACTGCCGCCTTATGTCCGGGAAAAAGGCGGGGAATGGTATAAAGGCACCGCTGACGCCATTTACCAGAATATCAATTTTATTGAGATGTTTGATCCGGCCTTTGTGCTGATACTGTCAGGTGATCATATTTATAAAATGGATTATTCACTGATGCTTGATTATCATAAGCGTAAGCAGGCCGATGCCACCGTGGCCGTAATTGAGGTGCCGTGGGCCGAAACCGGCCGTTTCGGTATTATGAATACGGCCGCTGACGACCGGATTGACGAGTTTGAGGAAAAGCCCAAAAAGCCTAAAAGCAATCTGGCTTCCATGGGGGTTTATATATTTAGCTGGCCGGCGCTGCGGGCTTATTTAACGGCCGATGCGGTCAATGGTCTGTCAAGTCATGATTTTGGCAGGAATGTAATTCCCCAGATGCTGGCCGGCAGCGAGCGTTTGTTTGCCTACCGGTTCAAGGACTATTGGAAGGATGTGGGGACAGTAGAGAGCTATTGGGAGGCCAATATGGATCTGCTGGGTGACGAGCCGGCCCTGGACTTGTATGACCCCAGCTGGCGCATCTATTCGGTCAACCCTGCCCAGCCGCCCCATTTTGTAGCCGCTACGGCCAGGGTTGTCTGCTCGATGGTTGCCGAGGGCTGCAAGGTGTTTGGTGAGGTGGAAAACTCAGTATTATTTCCCGGGGTAACGATTGGTGCCGGCGCCAAAGTCAAAGATTCAATCATTATGCCCTATGCGTTTGTGGGGGCGAACACGATTGTCTCCAAAGCTATTTTGGGCAGAAAATCAGTGGTTGAGGCCGGAGCCCAGCTTGGGGCTGAAACTACGGCCGAGGAGGAAGCAAGCCACTGGTTTTCGGGTATTACCTTAATTGGTGATAACCTGACAATTAACAGCGAAACCAGAATCAGGCGCAACGCCCTGCTGGCCCGGCAATAG
- the glgD gene encoding glucose-1-phosphate adenylyltransferase subunit GlgD, with the protein MMGLINLHESDELLREIASYRPLGAIPFAGRYRLIDFILSNLINSGITNVGILAAGNSRSLMDHIRSGKEWDLARKKDGLFILPSLQTGHVQGAFPNDLADFFNNLDYIKCSRQRYVLLAGSRMVCNINFESVLRFHTERKADITVLYKEYDGSDTSRLKNATLVETDSDGRVIDMEICPVNARSNKLSMEMYLIDRQLLVDLIDASMSRGGTNVARDCFIKNLASLRMYGYLFSGYLACINSVQSYFEHSRELLNPEVWQELFFANGSIHTKVKDEAPAKYQQDAIVQYSLVANGSVIAGKVENSILFRGVKVHKGARIVNSIIMQKGEIGPGAVLENVICDKDVKITAGKKLKGELNHPVVIGKGTVV; encoded by the coding sequence ATGATGGGTCTTATCAATTTGCATGAAAGCGATGAGTTGCTCCGGGAAATAGCCAGCTACCGGCCGCTGGGAGCCATTCCCTTTGCCGGCCGTTATCGCCTGATTGACTTCATTTTGTCTAATCTAATTAATTCCGGTATCACAAATGTCGGAATTTTAGCGGCCGGTAATTCCCGTTCGCTGATGGATCATATCCGTTCCGGCAAGGAATGGGATCTGGCCCGCAAAAAGGATGGGCTGTTTATTTTACCCTCCTTGCAGACCGGCCATGTACAGGGGGCCTTTCCGAATGACTTAGCTGATTTTTTCAATAATCTTGATTATATCAAATGCAGCCGTCAGCGTTATGTTCTGCTGGCTGGCAGCCGGATGGTCTGCAACATTAATTTTGAGTCGGTACTCCGGTTTCATACCGAGAGAAAAGCCGATATCACGGTATTGTACAAAGAATATGACGGCAGTGATACCAGCCGGTTAAAGAATGCGACCCTGGTGGAAACAGATAGTGACGGCCGGGTTATTGACATGGAGATTTGCCCGGTTAATGCGCGCAGTAACAAGCTGTCAATGGAAATGTACCTAATTGACCGCCAGCTGCTGGTTGACCTGATTGATGCCAGCATGTCCCGGGGCGGGACTAACGTAGCCCGTGATTGCTTTATTAAAAATCTGGCCAGTCTGAGGATGTATGGTTACCTGTTCAGCGGCTATCTGGCTTGTATCAATTCTGTGCAGAGCTATTTTGAACACAGCCGGGAACTATTAAACCCGGAGGTGTGGCAGGAGCTCTTTTTTGCCAACGGCTCCATCCATACTAAGGTTAAAGATGAAGCGCCGGCTAAATATCAGCAGGATGCGATTGTGCAATATTCATTAGTGGCCAATGGCTCGGTTATCGCCGGCAAGGTCGAAAACAGCATTTTGTTCCGGGGCGTAAAAGTACATAAAGGGGCCCGGATTGTTAACAGCATTATCATGCAAAAAGGAGAAATTGGTCCGGGGGCCGTGTTAGAGAATGTCATTTGTGATAAAGATGTAAAAATTACAGCAGGCAAAAAGCTCAAAGGCGAGCTGAATCATCCGGTTGTAATCGGAAAAGGAACAGTGGTTTAA
- the glgA gene encoding glycogen synthase GlgA, giving the protein MLKVLFVAPEAAPFAKTGGLGDVIGSLPKELKNQATDVRVILPKYSSIPAEFAKKMTRIATLTVPVGWRHQYCGIYQLEYQGLTWYFIDNEYYFKREQLYGYYDEAERFAYFCRAVLKGLPQLGFRPDIIHCHDWQTGPLPAMLGQQYLMRSEYAGIKTMFTIHNLMYQGIFPGDILGDLLGLPASVFTEAGLEFYGQVNFLKGGLAFSDCITTVSKSYVQEIQQPYFGEKLDGFLARRQADLHGIVNGIDYEVYHPAKDPEIYTNYTWRGTVKRLENKCKLQAELGLPVTRQTPLLGIVSRLVDSKGFDLIAHVMEEILNLDVQLVVLGTGEARFEQLFTAAARRYPQKVSANITFSEPLAHKIYAGSDVFLMPSRFEPCGIGQLIALRYGSIPIVRQVGGLKDTITPFNPATGAGNGFSFVNYNAHEMLWVIEDALRLYKDRSQWAKLIKNAMCSDNSWQRSASEYRALYRLLTD; this is encoded by the coding sequence ATGCTGAAGGTATTGTTTGTGGCACCGGAGGCCGCACCGTTTGCTAAAACCGGCGGCCTGGGCGATGTGATCGGGTCGCTGCCCAAGGAGCTTAAAAACCAGGCGACTGATGTCCGGGTTATCCTGCCTAAATACAGTTCAATCCCCGCCGAGTTTGCTAAAAAAATGACCAGGATTGCAACCCTTACCGTTCCTGTTGGCTGGCGTCACCAATATTGTGGAATTTATCAATTGGAATACCAGGGGCTTACCTGGTACTTTATCGACAATGAGTATTATTTTAAACGCGAACAGCTTTATGGCTATTACGACGAAGCGGAGCGGTTTGCCTACTTTTGCCGGGCGGTGCTCAAGGGGCTGCCCCAATTAGGGTTCAGGCCTGACATTATTCATTGCCATGACTGGCAGACCGGACCGCTGCCGGCCATGCTGGGGCAGCAGTATCTTATGCGGAGTGAGTATGCGGGCATAAAAACCATGTTTACTATTCATAACCTTATGTATCAGGGAATCTTTCCCGGTGATATTCTGGGTGATCTGCTCGGGCTGCCGGCCAGTGTATTTACCGAAGCTGGTCTGGAATTTTACGGTCAGGTAAATTTTCTTAAAGGCGGCCTGGCTTTTAGTGATTGCATTACCACCGTCAGCAAGTCTTATGTACAGGAGATTCAGCAGCCGTATTTTGGGGAAAAGCTGGACGGTTTTTTAGCCAGGCGTCAGGCTGACCTGCACGGCATAGTCAACGGTATTGACTATGAAGTATACCACCCGGCCAAAGATCCTGAGATTTATACGAACTATACCTGGCGCGGGACTGTTAAACGGCTGGAAAATAAGTGCAAACTGCAGGCTGAGCTAGGATTGCCTGTAACCAGGCAAACCCCGCTGCTGGGGATTGTCTCCCGGCTGGTGGACTCCAAAGGCTTTGATCTTATTGCTCATGTTATGGAAGAAATTTTGAACCTGGATGTCCAGTTAGTGGTGCTGGGGACAGGGGAGGCTCGCTTTGAGCAGCTATTTACGGCGGCCGCGCGCCGGTATCCGCAGAAAGTATCGGCAAATATTACTTTTTCCGAGCCTTTGGCGCACAAAATTTATGCCGGTTCCGATGTTTTTCTGATGCCGTCCCGGTTTGAACCCTGCGGTATCGGCCAGTTGATTGCCCTTAGATACGGCAGTATTCCTATTGTCCGGCAGGTCGGCGGTTTGAAAGACACGATTACGCCGTTTAATCCGGCAACAGGCGCCGGCAATGGATTTTCCTTTGTTAATTATAATGCCCATGAGATGCTGTGGGTAATTGAAGATGCCTTACGGCTGTACAAAGACCGGTCCCAATGGGCTAAGTTAATTAAAAATGCAATGTGTTCTGATAATAGCTGGCAGCGCTCCGCTTCTGAATACCGGGCACTGTACCGGTTGTTAACAGATTGA
- a CDS encoding glycogen/starch/alpha-glucan phosphorylase: protein MFKSKEEFKTAYIERLETLFGQSLDESSMADKYVAFSALIRQLINKSWYQSNRQYRATKEKQVYYFSMEFLLGRLLASNLFNLGLTEICGQGLKELGINLSELEAVEQDAGLGNGGLGRLAACFLDSMAALQLPGHGCGIRYRHGMFEQKIVDGYQIELPDNWLKDGYIWEMRKADRAVTVKFGGQVRLAEQGGRLVAIHENYEPVVAVPYDVPVVGANCNTVNTLRLWSAETNHFDLSSFSKGDFLKAVEQKYSLEATSQILYPDDNYPEGKTLRLKQQYFFVSAGLQSIVRRYKRTHGATPADLAKIHEKIAIHINDTHPALAIPELMRILMDEEGLGWDEAWNTTSKTISYTNHTILPEALEKWPVDLVQALLPRMYMIIHEINERFCAALWQEYPGQWERIREMAIIGDCYVRMANLAVVGSHSVNGVAAVHSEILKKEVMSNFHQYFPHRFTNKTNGVTHRRWLAKANPKLASLITETIGPGWLAHPNELANLRRYAQDPAFQASIKAVKQANKARLAAYIKNKMAITVDVNSIFDVQVKRIHAYKRQTLNALHILDLYNRLKADPAIDIEPRTFIFGGKAATGYYLAKRIIKFINTLAQVINNDPVIGARIKVIFLENYSVSLAELIMPAADVSEQISTASREASGTGNMKFMMNGAVTIGTLDGANIEIRDEVGDDNIVIFGLTAAEVLNYYKYGGYNALEVYQGNPRLRLVVDQLMNGFLPASPDEFHSIHHSLLRTNDEYFVLRDFAGYAAAQEKVACLYRDQSRWQAMAVNNIAFSGRFASDRTVAEYAIGIWGIKPVVIRES from the coding sequence ATGTTTAAATCTAAAGAAGAGTTCAAAACAGCTTATATTGAAAGGCTGGAGACCCTGTTCGGACAAAGCCTGGATGAATCTTCCATGGCTGACAAATATGTGGCCTTCAGTGCCTTAATCCGGCAGCTTATCAACAAAAGCTGGTACCAGTCCAACCGGCAGTACCGGGCAACCAAAGAAAAGCAGGTCTATTATTTTTCTATGGAATTTTTGTTGGGGCGGCTGTTAGCCAGTAACCTGTTTAACCTGGGACTGACCGAAATTTGCGGGCAGGGGCTTAAAGAATTAGGCATAAATCTGAGCGAGCTGGAGGCGGTGGAGCAGGATGCCGGCCTGGGCAACGGCGGGCTGGGGCGCCTGGCGGCCTGCTTCCTGGACTCCATGGCAGCCTTGCAATTACCCGGCCATGGCTGCGGTATCCGTTATCGCCATGGGATGTTTGAACAAAAAATTGTGGATGGCTATCAGATTGAACTGCCTGATAACTGGCTTAAGGATGGCTATATCTGGGAAATGCGTAAGGCTGACCGGGCTGTAACCGTAAAGTTTGGCGGTCAGGTCCGGCTGGCCGAACAAGGCGGGCGGCTGGTGGCGATTCATGAAAACTATGAGCCGGTTGTGGCTGTTCCCTATGATGTGCCGGTGGTGGGTGCTAACTGCAATACGGTAAATACCCTGAGACTATGGAGTGCGGAGACCAACCACTTTGATTTGTCTTCTTTCAGCAAAGGTGACTTTTTGAAAGCGGTCGAACAAAAATATTCCCTGGAAGCGACTTCGCAGATTCTGTATCCTGATGATAATTACCCGGAAGGGAAAACACTCCGGCTTAAGCAGCAGTATTTCTTTGTATCAGCCGGCTTGCAGAGCATTGTCCGGCGCTACAAGCGGACCCACGGCGCCACCCCGGCCGACCTGGCTAAAATTCATGAGAAAATTGCCATACATATTAACGACACCCATCCGGCCCTGGCCATCCCTGAGCTGATGCGGATTTTGATGGATGAGGAGGGCCTGGGCTGGGATGAAGCCTGGAACACCACCAGCAAGACTATTTCTTATACCAATCATACAATTCTGCCGGAGGCTTTGGAAAAGTGGCCGGTTGATCTGGTGCAGGCCTTATTGCCGCGGATGTACATGATTATCCATGAGATTAATGAGCGGTTTTGTGCCGCCCTCTGGCAAGAGTATCCTGGGCAGTGGGAGCGTATCCGGGAGATGGCGATTATTGGTGACTGCTATGTCCGCATGGCGAATCTGGCGGTTGTTGGCAGCCACAGTGTCAACGGTGTCGCTGCCGTTCACAGTGAGATCCTGAAAAAAGAGGTTATGAGTAATTTTCATCAATATTTTCCGCACCGCTTTACCAACAAGACCAATGGCGTGACCCACCGGCGCTGGCTGGCTAAGGCGAATCCCAAACTGGCGTCTTTAATTACGGAAACGATTGGTCCCGGCTGGCTGGCCCATCCCAATGAGCTGGCTAACCTCCGCCGTTATGCGCAGGACCCGGCCTTCCAGGCATCCATTAAAGCCGTTAAACAGGCCAACAAGGCCAGACTGGCTGCTTATATCAAGAATAAAATGGCAATCACGGTTGATGTTAATTCGATCTTTGATGTGCAGGTAAAGCGCATTCACGCGTATAAACGGCAGACCCTGAACGCGCTGCACATCCTGGATTTATATAACCGGCTTAAGGCTGATCCGGCTATCGATATTGAGCCCCGCACCTTTATTTTTGGCGGCAAAGCGGCTACCGGCTACTATCTGGCCAAGCGTATTATTAAGTTTATTAACACTCTCGCCCAGGTAATAAACAATGACCCGGTTATTGGCGCCCGGATCAAAGTGATTTTTCTGGAAAACTACAGTGTTTCCCTGGCCGAGCTGATTATGCCGGCCGCTGATGTCAGTGAACAGATATCAACAGCCAGCCGTGAGGCGTCAGGCACCGGCAATATGAAATTTATGATGAACGGCGCTGTTACTATTGGTACCCTGGACGGGGCCAATATTGAGATCAGGGATGAGGTTGGCGATGATAATATTGTCATTTTTGGTCTGACAGCCGCTGAGGTGCTGAATTATTATAAATACGGCGGCTATAACGCGCTGGAGGTATATCAGGGCAATCCCCGGCTCCGCCTGGTGGTCGACCAGCTGATGAACGGCTTTTTGCCGGCCAGCCCGGATGAGTTTCACAGTATCCATCACTCTTTGCTGCGCACGAATGACGAGTATTTTGTCCTCCGGGATTTCGCCGGTTATGCGGCTGCGCAGGAAAAAGTGGCCTGCCTGTACCGGGACCAAAGCCGGTGGCAGGCCATGGCCGTTAACAATATCGCTTTTTCCGGCCGTTTTGCCAGTGACCGTACCGTAGCCGAATATGCGATTGGCATCTGGGGGATTAAGCCGGTAGTTATTCGGGAAAGTTAA